Proteins encoded in a region of the Bubalus bubalis isolate 160015118507 breed Murrah chromosome 9, NDDB_SH_1, whole genome shotgun sequence genome:
- the PALM3 gene encoding paralemmin-3 isoform X3, with amino-acid sequence MALQSHVWSLATPMPMAESSLYRQRLEVIAEKRRLQEEIRAARRELEEEKLRVERLKRKSLRERWLMDGAAEEPERPQDPTSQDPQSPEDQAQARIRNLEDSLFTLQSQLQLLQSASTGAQHKPSGRPTWRRQGHRPLSQPNVESGPAGQTNLNKRASLPVGPVGAYPESPSEPRTEAAGVPAAPRRVPGAAGTSSEANGPCSGSSPTLEQEPSQGVVAPEGAVNEAKGGGMVKVVWEGLRPTEDCAIGATGLELEAKVEEMVLEAIGDRQEASCPDLPSWVKEDRAIAEVVWEGVGGTEGSDLEAMAEAGRGPEAVQTSSLGLREGSRGAAPGEGAPRSSPDGDGQGVFGEEGSFIWVERVTLSEEWEELEVEGLEGPKALGREEEDESPLGAEGRSEEEMWEAERRRVEGPEGAEKRGSEGKAGTEPEGAETSLALERKGSPDSVEPERREMSAQDQPAECQPLLQMEGPRANPSARPVPTYAPARQPEPSAPPEGEEASGPKQKTCQCCAVM; translated from the exons ATGGCCCTGCAGAGCCATGTGTGGTCTCTGGCCACACCCAT GCCCATGGCGGAGAGCTCCCTCTATCGGCAGCGACTAGAGGTCATCGCG GAGAAGCGGCGGCTACAAGAGGAGATACGCGCGGCGCGCCGCGAGCTGGAAGAAGAGAAACTCCGCGTGGAGCGGCTCAAG aggaagtCTCTCCGGGAACGCTGGCTAATGGACGGGGCAGCTGAGGAGCCAGAGCGGCCCCAGGACCCCACCTCACAGGACCCCCAGTCGCCTGAAGACCAAGCTCAGGCCCGCATCCGGAACCTGGAAGACAGCTTGTTCAC ACTCCAATCccagctgcagctgctgcagAGTGCGTCCACAGGTGCCCAGCACAAGCCCTCAGGCAGGCCCACCTGGCGACGACAG GGTCACCGTCCTCTCTCCCAGCCCAACGTGGAGTCAGGTCCTGCAG GCCAGACCAATCTAAACAAGAGAGCCTCCTTACCAGTTGGACCGGTGGGCGCATACCCGGAGTCCCCCTCCGAGCCCAGAACTGAGGCTGCCGGGGTTCCAGCAGCCCCGAGGCGGGTCCCTGGGGCAGCAGGGACCTCCTCAGAAGCCAATGGCCCCTGCTCTGGATCCAGCCCCACCCTGGAGCAGGAGCCGAGTCAGGGGGTAGTAGCACCTGAGGGGGCAGTGAATGAGGCCAAAGGAGGAGGCATGGTGAAGGTGGTGTGGGAGGGGCTGAGGCCCACAGAGGACTGTGCCATCGGGGCCACAGGCCTGGAGCTGGAGGCTAAGGTGGAGGAGATGGTGCTGGAGGCCATCGGGGACAGACAGGAAGCCAGCTGTCCAGACCTCCCCTCGTGGGTCAAGGAGGACAGGGCCATTGCGGAGGTGgtctgggagggggtggggggcacagaaGGCAGTGACTTGGAGGCCAtggcagaggcaggcaggggcccAGAGGCCGTGCAGACCAGCTCCCTGGGGCTCCGGGAGGGATCGAGGGGAGCAGCTCCTGGAGAAGGTGCCCCCAGGAGCAGCCCtgatggtgatgggcagggggTCTTTGGAGAGGAGGGGTCCTTCATCTGGGTGGAGAGAGTGACCCTCAGTGAGGAATGGGAGGAGCTGGAGGTGGAGGGGTTAGAAGGGCCAAAGGCactgggaagggaggaagaggatgAGAGTCCATTGGGGGCGGAGGGCAGAAGTGAGGAGGAAATGTGGGAGGCGGAGAGGAGGCGGGTAGAGGGACCTGAAGGCGCAGAGAAGAGAGGCAGTGAGGGGAAGGCAGGCACGGAGCCAGAAGGAGCAGAGACGTCACTGGCGCTAGAGAGGAAAGGAAGCCCGGACTCCGTGGAGCCAGAGAGAAGAG AGATGTCAGCTCAGGATCAGCCCGCTGAGTGCCAGCCACTGCTGCAGATGGAGGGGCCCAGGGCCAACCCCAGTGCCCGCCCCGTGCCCACCTATGCGCCTGCCCGGCAGCCGGAGCCATCTGCCCCTCCAGAAGGTGAAGAGGCAAGCGGCCCTAAGCAGAAGACGTGCCAGTGTTGTGCGGTTATGTGA
- the PALM3 gene encoding paralemmin-3 isoform X2, which translates to MDGAAEEPERPQDPTSQDPQSPEDQAQARIRNLEDSLFTLQSQLQLLQSASTGAQHKPSGRPTWRRQGHRPLSQPNVESGPAGQTNLNKRASLPVGPVGAYPESPSEPRTEAAGVPAAPRRVPGAAGTSSEANGPCSGSSPTLEQEPSQGVVAPEGAVNEAKGGGMVKVVWEGLRPTEDCAIGATGLELEAKVEEMVLEAIGDRQEASCPDLPSWVKEDRAIAEVVWEGVGGTEGSDLEAMAEAGRGPEAVQTSSLGLREGSRGAAPGEGAPRSSPDGDGQGVFGEEGSFIWVERVTLSEEWEELEVEGLEGPKALGREEEDESPLGAEGRSEEEMWEAERRRVEGPEGAEKRGSEGKAGTEPEGAETSLALERKGSPDSVEPERRGEERVETEMAGGDEPLSDERKEVKGPLGAERGRDEKPLGVEQKGGEEKLEAIQEPLAAEREEGEESLAAERIGSEKPLDEKGKGDEKSQRVERMGDEEPLEAEKTGDEKPQKEEETGGEEPLEAEKTRDEKPQKVERTGGEEPSEVEKNEDEDSLKVERMGGEEPLQTEKTRGVEEEQRESEEEKECQAEDVSEAGAPPEAKEAPRPEDEGQQPQEKQEGSPEAEVEAVKPQTPAEGQDPTGDATPLLAEMSAQDQPAECQPLLQMEGPRANPSARPVPTYAPARQPEPSAPPEGEEASGPKQKTCQCCAVM; encoded by the exons ATGGACGGGGCAGCTGAGGAGCCAGAGCGGCCCCAGGACCCCACCTCACAGGACCCCCAGTCGCCTGAAGACCAAGCTCAGGCCCGCATCCGGAACCTGGAAGACAGCTTGTTCAC ACTCCAATCccagctgcagctgctgcagAGTGCGTCCACAGGTGCCCAGCACAAGCCCTCAGGCAGGCCCACCTGGCGACGACAG GGTCACCGTCCTCTCTCCCAGCCCAACGTGGAGTCAGGTCCTGCAG GCCAGACCAATCTAAACAAGAGAGCCTCCTTACCAGTTGGACCGGTGGGCGCATACCCGGAGTCCCCCTCCGAGCCCAGAACTGAGGCTGCCGGGGTTCCAGCAGCCCCGAGGCGGGTCCCTGGGGCAGCAGGGACCTCCTCAGAAGCCAATGGCCCCTGCTCTGGATCCAGCCCCACCCTGGAGCAGGAGCCGAGTCAGGGGGTAGTAGCACCTGAGGGGGCAGTGAATGAGGCCAAAGGAGGAGGCATGGTGAAGGTGGTGTGGGAGGGGCTGAGGCCCACAGAGGACTGTGCCATCGGGGCCACAGGCCTGGAGCTGGAGGCTAAGGTGGAGGAGATGGTGCTGGAGGCCATCGGGGACAGACAGGAAGCCAGCTGTCCAGACCTCCCCTCGTGGGTCAAGGAGGACAGGGCCATTGCGGAGGTGgtctgggagggggtggggggcacagaaGGCAGTGACTTGGAGGCCAtggcagaggcaggcaggggcccAGAGGCCGTGCAGACCAGCTCCCTGGGGCTCCGGGAGGGATCGAGGGGAGCAGCTCCTGGAGAAGGTGCCCCCAGGAGCAGCCCtgatggtgatgggcagggggTCTTTGGAGAGGAGGGGTCCTTCATCTGGGTGGAGAGAGTGACCCTCAGTGAGGAATGGGAGGAGCTGGAGGTGGAGGGGTTAGAAGGGCCAAAGGCactgggaagggaggaagaggatgAGAGTCCATTGGGGGCGGAGGGCAGAAGTGAGGAGGAAATGTGGGAGGCGGAGAGGAGGCGGGTAGAGGGACCTGAAGGCGCAGAGAAGAGAGGCAGTGAGGGGAAGGCAGGCACGGAGCCAGAAGGAGCAGAGACGTCACTGGCGCTAGAGAGGAAAGGAAGCCCGGACTCCGTGGAGCCAGAGAGAAGAGGTGAGGAACGCGTGGAAACAGAGATGGCAGGAGGTGACGAACCATTGTCAGACGAAAGAAAAGAAGTTAAGGGACCTCTAGgggcagagaggggaagagaTGAGAAGCCATTGGGAGTAGAGCAGAAAGGAGGTGAGGAAAAGCTAGAGGCAATCCAAGAACCATTGGcagcagagagagaagaaggggaggagtcACTGGCGGCAGAGAGAATAGGAAGTGAGAAGCCATTGgatgaaaagggaaaaggagatgAGAAATCACAGAGGGTAGAGAGAATGGGAGATGAGGAGCCCTTGGAAGCAGAGAAAACAGGAGACGAGAAACCacagaaggaagaggaaacaggaggTGAAGAGCCACTGGAGGCAGAGAAGACAAGAGATGAGAAACCACAGAAGGTAGAGAGAACTGGAGGTGAGGAGCCATCAGAGGTAGAGAAAAATGAAGACGAGGACTCACTGAAGGTAGAGAGAATGGGAGGTGAAGAGCCATTGCAGACAGAGAAGACTCGGGGGGTtgaggaagagcagagagagtcagaagaagaaaaggaatgtcAGGCAGAGGACGTGAGTGAGGCAGGGGCTCCCCCAGAAGCCAAGGAGGCGCCAAGGCCGGAGGATGAAGGACAGCAGCCCCAGGAGAAGCAGGAAGGCTCCCCAGAAgcagaagtggaagcagtgaagCCCCAAACTCCTGCTGAGGGCCAGGACCCCACTGGAGATGCCACCCCACTCCTGGCAGAGATGTCAGCTCAGGATCAGCCCGCTGAGTGCCAGCCACTGCTGCAGATGGAGGGGCCCAGGGCCAACCCCAGTGCCCGCCCCGTGCCCACCTATGCGCCTGCCCGGCAGCCGGAGCCATCTGCCCCTCCAGAAGGTGAAGAGGCAAGCGGCCCTAAGCAGAAGACGTGCCAGTGTTGTGCGGTTATGTGA
- the PALM3 gene encoding paralemmin-3 isoform X1 translates to MALQSHVWSLATPMPMAESSLYRQRLEVIAEKRRLQEEIRAARRELEEEKLRVERLKRKSLRERWLMDGAAEEPERPQDPTSQDPQSPEDQAQARIRNLEDSLFTLQSQLQLLQSASTGAQHKPSGRPTWRRQGHRPLSQPNVESGPAGQTNLNKRASLPVGPVGAYPESPSEPRTEAAGVPAAPRRVPGAAGTSSEANGPCSGSSPTLEQEPSQGVVAPEGAVNEAKGGGMVKVVWEGLRPTEDCAIGATGLELEAKVEEMVLEAIGDRQEASCPDLPSWVKEDRAIAEVVWEGVGGTEGSDLEAMAEAGRGPEAVQTSSLGLREGSRGAAPGEGAPRSSPDGDGQGVFGEEGSFIWVERVTLSEEWEELEVEGLEGPKALGREEEDESPLGAEGRSEEEMWEAERRRVEGPEGAEKRGSEGKAGTEPEGAETSLALERKGSPDSVEPERRGEERVETEMAGGDEPLSDERKEVKGPLGAERGRDEKPLGVEQKGGEEKLEAIQEPLAAEREEGEESLAAERIGSEKPLDEKGKGDEKSQRVERMGDEEPLEAEKTGDEKPQKEEETGGEEPLEAEKTRDEKPQKVERTGGEEPSEVEKNEDEDSLKVERMGGEEPLQTEKTRGVEEEQRESEEEKECQAEDVSEAGAPPEAKEAPRPEDEGQQPQEKQEGSPEAEVEAVKPQTPAEGQDPTGDATPLLAEMSAQDQPAECQPLLQMEGPRANPSARPVPTYAPARQPEPSAPPEGEEASGPKQKTCQCCAVM, encoded by the exons ATGGCCCTGCAGAGCCATGTGTGGTCTCTGGCCACACCCAT GCCCATGGCGGAGAGCTCCCTCTATCGGCAGCGACTAGAGGTCATCGCG GAGAAGCGGCGGCTACAAGAGGAGATACGCGCGGCGCGCCGCGAGCTGGAAGAAGAGAAACTCCGCGTGGAGCGGCTCAAG aggaagtCTCTCCGGGAACGCTGGCTAATGGACGGGGCAGCTGAGGAGCCAGAGCGGCCCCAGGACCCCACCTCACAGGACCCCCAGTCGCCTGAAGACCAAGCTCAGGCCCGCATCCGGAACCTGGAAGACAGCTTGTTCAC ACTCCAATCccagctgcagctgctgcagAGTGCGTCCACAGGTGCCCAGCACAAGCCCTCAGGCAGGCCCACCTGGCGACGACAG GGTCACCGTCCTCTCTCCCAGCCCAACGTGGAGTCAGGTCCTGCAG GCCAGACCAATCTAAACAAGAGAGCCTCCTTACCAGTTGGACCGGTGGGCGCATACCCGGAGTCCCCCTCCGAGCCCAGAACTGAGGCTGCCGGGGTTCCAGCAGCCCCGAGGCGGGTCCCTGGGGCAGCAGGGACCTCCTCAGAAGCCAATGGCCCCTGCTCTGGATCCAGCCCCACCCTGGAGCAGGAGCCGAGTCAGGGGGTAGTAGCACCTGAGGGGGCAGTGAATGAGGCCAAAGGAGGAGGCATGGTGAAGGTGGTGTGGGAGGGGCTGAGGCCCACAGAGGACTGTGCCATCGGGGCCACAGGCCTGGAGCTGGAGGCTAAGGTGGAGGAGATGGTGCTGGAGGCCATCGGGGACAGACAGGAAGCCAGCTGTCCAGACCTCCCCTCGTGGGTCAAGGAGGACAGGGCCATTGCGGAGGTGgtctgggagggggtggggggcacagaaGGCAGTGACTTGGAGGCCAtggcagaggcaggcaggggcccAGAGGCCGTGCAGACCAGCTCCCTGGGGCTCCGGGAGGGATCGAGGGGAGCAGCTCCTGGAGAAGGTGCCCCCAGGAGCAGCCCtgatggtgatgggcagggggTCTTTGGAGAGGAGGGGTCCTTCATCTGGGTGGAGAGAGTGACCCTCAGTGAGGAATGGGAGGAGCTGGAGGTGGAGGGGTTAGAAGGGCCAAAGGCactgggaagggaggaagaggatgAGAGTCCATTGGGGGCGGAGGGCAGAAGTGAGGAGGAAATGTGGGAGGCGGAGAGGAGGCGGGTAGAGGGACCTGAAGGCGCAGAGAAGAGAGGCAGTGAGGGGAAGGCAGGCACGGAGCCAGAAGGAGCAGAGACGTCACTGGCGCTAGAGAGGAAAGGAAGCCCGGACTCCGTGGAGCCAGAGAGAAGAGGTGAGGAACGCGTGGAAACAGAGATGGCAGGAGGTGACGAACCATTGTCAGACGAAAGAAAAGAAGTTAAGGGACCTCTAGgggcagagaggggaagagaTGAGAAGCCATTGGGAGTAGAGCAGAAAGGAGGTGAGGAAAAGCTAGAGGCAATCCAAGAACCATTGGcagcagagagagaagaaggggaggagtcACTGGCGGCAGAGAGAATAGGAAGTGAGAAGCCATTGgatgaaaagggaaaaggagatgAGAAATCACAGAGGGTAGAGAGAATGGGAGATGAGGAGCCCTTGGAAGCAGAGAAAACAGGAGACGAGAAACCacagaaggaagaggaaacaggaggTGAAGAGCCACTGGAGGCAGAGAAGACAAGAGATGAGAAACCACAGAAGGTAGAGAGAACTGGAGGTGAGGAGCCATCAGAGGTAGAGAAAAATGAAGACGAGGACTCACTGAAGGTAGAGAGAATGGGAGGTGAAGAGCCATTGCAGACAGAGAAGACTCGGGGGGTtgaggaagagcagagagagtcagaagaagaaaaggaatgtcAGGCAGAGGACGTGAGTGAGGCAGGGGCTCCCCCAGAAGCCAAGGAGGCGCCAAGGCCGGAGGATGAAGGACAGCAGCCCCAGGAGAAGCAGGAAGGCTCCCCAGAAgcagaagtggaagcagtgaagCCCCAAACTCCTGCTGAGGGCCAGGACCCCACTGGAGATGCCACCCCACTCCTGGCAGAGATGTCAGCTCAGGATCAGCCCGCTGAGTGCCAGCCACTGCTGCAGATGGAGGGGCCCAGGGCCAACCCCAGTGCCCGCCCCGTGCCCACCTATGCGCCTGCCCGGCAGCCGGAGCCATCTGCCCCTCCAGAAGGTGAAGAGGCAAGCGGCCCTAAGCAGAAGACGTGCCAGTGTTGTGCGGTTATGTGA